The Faecalibacterium sp. I3-3-33 DNA window TCCGCTCGCCCAGCTCCGAGATCTCGGTGTAAGTAGTCTGGGCATCCAGGATCGAGGCTTTCAGCAGCTGCATGGTGTACTGGCTCAGATACCCGCCGCAGACCGACACCTTGTTATAGTACAGCTGGGACGCCTTTGCCTCCTGTCCGCTGGAAAGGTAGCTCTCCAGCTCCTCCAGCAGGGTGTTGTAGCTGCCGTAGGTAGTCTCCACCGCGCCGTACAGCACCCACTGCTCATCGCTGACGTTCTGCAAGCCGTCCATATTGGATCGGATACGCCACAGCCACGCGTTGCTGGTGGAGCAGGCTGCCCGGAGCTTTTCCAGCATTTCCTCGGTCTCGCCGTTCTCCCAGCGGTATGCTTCCAGAATGCTGATGGAGCTTTCCACACCGCCCTGAAAGCGGCTGATGGCGTTAAAGTTGCCCATCTGGTCGTCCTGCACCTGCTGCACCGCCCGTGCCTGATAGCCGTTGAGGGCAAGCTGTAATGCAAAGGCCGCAAAAAAGGCTGCCAGACACAGCACCATGCGCTGCTTGAGCGTAACGCTGCGCTTCCAGTTGCGCTTTTCCATGCAAGGCTTCCCCCTTTTTCGTTAGATAATATCCGTTGGATAATATCTTATTCTACCACGCCTTGCGGGCGGTTTGCAAGCCGGATGCACCGCCGCCGGTGCATCTTTTGCTTGCTTCTTGCCGGTAAATGTGGTACTATGCCCAAAAAGGAGGGTAACTTTATGACCCAGAATCTTTGCGTTTCCGTTCAGATGGACGAAAAAAGCTTTCACGATTTTGCATCTTTTGACCTGCTGCACCACAACAAGGGCTGGCAGCGTCCGGCGGTGTTCACCGCCATTCTGCTGGTGTGCGCCGGCATCTGCCTGAGCCAGATCGGCAAACGGGAGGGTGCCGGGCTGCTGACCGCCGTGCTGGCCATTGTAGCCATCGGTCTGCCCGCCGTATACTTCGGTACCTTCTTTGCCAACCTCTCCAAGCAGATCAAAAAGCTGGGTCTGCCCCGCCCCTTCTACCGGCTGGAACTGGACGCCGCCGGGCTTTCGGTCTGGATGGCCGGTGAGCAGAACAAGGCCGAGCCCACCAACCGCTACACTTGGAACACCGTGTACTGCGCCTACCGCACGAAGGAGGCGGTGTACATCTACGTCCAGCGGAATCAGGCCTATCTGCTGAACGAAAGCATGGATGCCGCATGGAGTCTGCTGGGCAGTGCCCTGCCCGCCGCCAGCCTGCACGACTGCCGGAAATAAGGGCACCGGAACGATTTCAATGCGCTCCGCTTTGCTCTGCGCATGAATAGCGGAAAATTATGGTTCTTTTGAAAACCCGGAGCGTCTGCGGACGCTCCGGGTTTTCATTTTACATAACAATTTTTACAAAACAAAAACCCACGCTGCGGCAAAGCAAAA harbors:
- a CDS encoding YcxB family protein translates to MTQNLCVSVQMDEKSFHDFASFDLLHHNKGWQRPAVFTAILLVCAGICLSQIGKREGAGLLTAVLAIVAIGLPAVYFGTFFANLSKQIKKLGLPRPFYRLELDAAGLSVWMAGEQNKAEPTNRYTWNTVYCAYRTKEAVYIYVQRNQAYLLNESMDAAWSLLGSALPAASLHDCRK